From Leptotrichia sp. OH3620_COT-345:
ACAAGTAATAGCTGAAAGACAAGGTAAATAAGATTATTACAAAATTTGAAAAAAATATGGAAATTTGAAACAGAGATCACAATATATAGGAATATAATAAAATTTAATAAAATCGGAGGAAAAAAAGGATGGCAAAAGCTAAATTTGAGAGAAGTAAACCACACGTAAACGTAGGGACAATAGGACACGTAGACCACGGTAAGACAACGACA
This genomic window contains:
- a CDS encoding GTP-binding protein, which gives rise to MAKAKFERSKPHVNVGTIGHVDHGKTTT